A region from the Vicia villosa cultivar HV-30 ecotype Madison, WI linkage group LG3, Vvil1.0, whole genome shotgun sequence genome encodes:
- the LOC131661876 gene encoding probable transcriptional regulator RABBIT EARS — MEESQNLIWMKRKQVLNNNSSWEEKAFAEDAARILGGCIWPPRSYSCHFCKREFRSAQALGGHMNVHRRDRARLKQSLTNPNDFTTSRVSTTSTQENCFQIQPNVTSIRWGNSNSHMEFHDSESKGLLVHAREQIFKGYGYNDYVETSLSMGQNNSMFGQNLQTDDLCGDKGISYKKPKTVASVSSSLPVLLKPCLNDRCLTFQSAVGIKPGMEDLDLELRLGKLTQKV; from the exons ATGGAGGAATCTCAAAATTTGATATGGATGAAAAGGAAACAAGTCTTGAACAACAACAGCTCTTGGGAGGAAAAAGCTTTTGCAGAAGATGCAGCTAGGATACTTGGTGGATGTATATGGCCACCAAGATCTTACTCATGTCACTTCTGTAAAAGAGAGTTTAGGTCTGCTCAAGCTTTAGGTGGTCACATGAATGTTCATAGAAGAGACAGAGCTAGGCTCAAACAATCTCTTACCAACCCTAATGATT TCACAACAAGTAGAGTTTCAACTACATCTACACAAGAAAATTGTTTTCAGATTCAGCCCAACGTGACGTCGATTAGATGGGGGAATTCGAATAGCCACATGGAGTTTCATGATTCTGAGTCAAAAGGGCTACTAGTTCATGCAAGGGAACAAATTTTCAAAGGCTATGGTTATAATGATTATGTTGAAACAAGTTTGTCTATGGGACAAAATAATTCAATGTTTGGCCAAAATTTGCAAACTGATGATTTATGTGGGGACAAAGGCATAAGTTATAAAAAACCAAAGACAGTAGCTTctgtttcttcttcacttcctgtCTTGCTGAAGCCATGTTTGAATGATAGATGTTTAACTTTTCAGTCAGCAGTTGGAATTAAGCCTGGAATGGAAGACTTGGATCTTGAACTCAGGCTAGGGAAATTAACACAGAAAGTTTAG
- the LOC131661874 gene encoding tropinone reductase homolog At5g06060-like, translating to MAKPESTSRTSRWSLAGFTALVTGGTRGIGHAVVEELAEFGATVYTCSRNEEELNKCLNEWKNKGFSVHGSVCDASSSSQREQLIRQVASAFNGKVNILVNSVGTNVRKPTIEYTTEEYSKVMATNLDSAYHLCQLAYPLLKESGNGSIVFISSVASLTSVGSGTIYAASKAAINQLTKSLACEWAKDNIRSNCVAPWYTKTPLVEHLIANEEFVNEVLSRTPIKRIAEAHEVSSLVTFLCLPAASYITGQIVSVDGGFTVNGFQPSMRIT from the exons ATGGCGAAGCCAGAGAGCACAAGCAGAACCTCAAGATGGTCCCTCGCCGGATTCACAGCTCTAGTCACTGGTGGAACGCGTGGAATCGG GCATGCTGTAGTGGAAGAACTGGCTGAGTTTGGTGCCACAGTGTATACTTGTTCTAGGAATGAAGAAGAGCTTAATAAATGCTTAAATGAGtggaaaaataagggtttttcgGTTCATGGATCGGTTTGCGACGCGTCGTCTTCTTCTCAAAGAGAGCAGCTTATTCGTCAAGTGGCTTCTGCCTTCAATGGCAAGGTCAACATACTT GTAAACAGTGTTGGAACGAATGTGAGGAAGCCAACAATTGAGTATACAACCGAAGAATATTCGAAAGTGATGGCTACGAACTTGGATTCTGCATACCATCTATGCCAACTGGCGTATCCTCTTCTCAAAGAATCTGGAAATGGAAGCATTGTGTTCATTTCCTCGGTTGCATCTCTCACAAGTGTAGGTTCTGGAACCATCTATGCGGCGAGTAAAG CTGCAATCAATCAGCTGACAAAAAGTCTTGCTTGTGAATGGGCAAAGGATAATATAAGGAGCAATTGTGTTGCACCCTGGTATACAAAAACACCACTTGTGGAACAT TTAATTGCTAACGAAGAGTTTGTGAATGAAGTACTATCTCGAACACCGATAAAGCGGATAGCAGAAGCACATGAAGTGTCTTCCTTGGTGACTTTCCTTTGCCTGCCTGCAGCTTCCTACATCACCGGACAGATTGTTTCTGTTGATGGAGGATTTACTGTGAATGGCTTTCAACCCAGCATGAGGATTACCTAA